In bacterium, a single window of DNA contains:
- a CDS encoding transposase, whose protein sequence is MKNNTINQKKLQEVYEGGKRKIPLEISIDVKAEFLELAISSGFRVIRALFEEDVDTLCGPCYQHQEVRNAFHWGNTKGEIILGGQKVQIERPRVREKNKQELSLLSYEHLKDKDPLKERVLNQILIRVSTRRYGDSLETNIHSIVSRATSKSTISGCFVAMTTKRFIEWLSRPLKELDICILYIDGVIFGKHTIVVAVGVNQRGYKACFRSI, encoded by the coding sequence CCAGAAGAAATTGCAAGAAGTTTATGAAGGAGGAAAGAGAAAAATACCATTAGAGATATCGATAGATGTTAAGGCAGAGTTTTTAGAGTTAGCTATATCTTCAGGATTCCGGGTTATAAGAGCTCTCTTTGAAGAGGATGTAGATACTTTATGTGGTCCTTGTTATCAACACCAAGAAGTTAGGAATGCCTTTCATTGGGGTAATACAAAAGGAGAGATAATCCTTGGAGGCCAAAAAGTACAAATAGAGAGGCCACGAGTAAGGGAAAAAAATAAACAAGAACTTTCTCTTCTTTCCTATGAACATCTAAAAGATAAAGACCCACTTAAGGAGAGGGTACTAAATCAGATATTGATAAGGGTAAGTACCAGAAGATATGGGGATTCTTTAGAGACCAATATTCATTCAATAGTTTCAAGGGCAACAAGTAAGAGTACCATAAGTGGCTGTTTTGTAGCTATGACTACCAAAAGATTTATAGAATGGCTTAGCAGACCACTAAAAGAGTTAGATATTTGTATTCTCTACATAGATGGAGTTATCTTTGGGAAACATACTATTGTTGTAGCGGTAGGAGTGAATCAAAGAGGATATAAAGCATGTTTTAGGAGTATATGA